The Polynucleobacter sp. JS-JIR-5-A7 region GCCAGAGTGGTGAACTCAAAATAGGTCAGCGTTGGTGCATCGACCAGACTCACACGGGCTTGTTCGACCGCTACAAAGTGTTCTAACAAAAGAGCATCTTTCACTTCTTCGCCGTTAAGGCGAGCCCGCTCATTAAAACTGAGTAAATGGGGTGAAGTGTGACAACCCACTCGATAGCCAGAAGCCAGCAGGATACTTTCTAGATAGGCACAGGTAGAACCTTTGCCGTTCGTACCGCCGACAGTAATGACTGGACAATCAAAGTGAAGGTCTAGTGCAGCTTTAACACGATTAATACGCTCAAGACCCATATCGATACCAAGGGGATGAGCGGTTTCGAGGTGACTCAGCCAAGCCTCGAGGCTGGTAAAAAGAATTGGGGCTTGGTGTGCTGTGCTCAAGCGCTTAGACAGCTGCGCTACCCGCGATCGCAGGCTCAGGAAGTTTCTGCAAGAGTGCTAAGAGTCGCGCAATCTCACCACGCATTTGACGGCGATCCACAATCATGTCGATGCCCCCTTTTTGCATTAAGAACTCAGAGCGCTGGAAACCTTCTGGCAATTTTTCCCGAACGGTTTGCTCAATCACGCGCGGGCCAGCAAAACCAATCAGGGCTTTTGGCTCCGCCATCACCACATCACCCATAAAAGCAAAACTAGCGGAGATGCCACCCATGGTTGGGTCGGTCAATACGCTGATATAAGGCAAACCTTTTTTAGACAACAAGGTCAACATCGAATTAGTCTTCGCCATCTGAAACAAGGACAGCAAGCTCTCTTGCATACGAGCGCCGCCAGTAGCGGTTACGCAAATGAAGGCACATTTTTTATTGATGGCTTCTTGCACACCGCGTGCAAAACGCTCACCCACCACGGAGCCCATAGAGCCACCCATGTATTGGAATTCAAAACAAGCTGCGACTACTGGAATGGTTTCAATTTTTCCACCCATCACAATCAGAGCTTCCGTTTCGCCAGAAGCGTCATTTGCTTCTTTAATGCGATCTGGATACTTTTTAGAATCTTTAAATTTCAGGGGATCAGTTGGATAGATATCTGCACCGATTTCGTAACGACCTTTTGGATCGAGTAAATTATCTAGACGCTGACGTGCGCCGATACGCATATGATGACTACATTTTGGACAGACCGAAAGATTGGCTTCGATATCCGTGCTGTAGAGAACCGTTTCGCAACTAGGGCACTTTACCCACAATCCCTCTGGTACTGATTTGCGATTCGCAGGATCAGTATGTTGAATTTGGGGAGGGAGTAATTTATCTATCCAGCTCATTAGTTTTGACTATCCAATGCGTCTCGAATCTCACGAATGAAGGTTTCCAGTGATTGTACCGCCTGCCCTGGGGGCGCATCCTCCAAAAGACGAATAATCCGACTACCAATGACCACCGCATCAGCGCTAGCAGATACTGCCTTAGCGCTCGCAGCATCGCTAATTCCAAAGCCCACCGCAATGGGAATATCAGTCTCTTCGCGGATTTTAGGAATGATGCTAGCGACATCTTGGGTATTCAGATGTGAGGC contains the following coding sequences:
- the accD gene encoding acetyl-CoA carboxylase, carboxyltransferase subunit beta encodes the protein MSWIDKLLPPQIQHTDPANRKSVPEGLWVKCPSCETVLYSTDIEANLSVCPKCSHHMRIGARQRLDNLLDPKGRYEIGADIYPTDPLKFKDSKKYPDRIKEANDASGETEALIVMGGKIETIPVVAACFEFQYMGGSMGSVVGERFARGVQEAINKKCAFICVTATGGARMQESLLSLFQMAKTNSMLTLLSKKGLPYISVLTDPTMGGISASFAFMGDVVMAEPKALIGFAGPRVIEQTVREKLPEGFQRSEFLMQKGGIDMIVDRRQMRGEIARLLALLQKLPEPAIAGSAAV